ACAAGGCTTGAAATATGCGTCTTGTCATCGTTATAAATGAGGTTATATATGTAAATCTGACCTAATTACCACAGATGTCGCTCATGGTTAAGTTTCTTCTGGCTACAGGGTGATTTTCCCCCAGATTTCCAACACGACCCCAACCGCAATTATGTCAAGAGCTGTTTCATTTTTCTTGATGAGTGTAGAAACCGGCTCCTATACTGTGCACCTCATGTGTGACCTGAAATACCGAAGCGCGCGTTTTTACGCGCTTTTCTTCCCTTTATTTGTTTCTCCAACAATAAACCATCAAAAAGCGTCCAAGTGGGTCCACAGAGGCCATTATGCTGTCCTAAGCTTCGTATTTTTTTGGTATAATAACACGTTACTGCTTAAAAACCGCTCTGTGCGAAGTCTAGGGCACTTCACTGGCATTTTGTGAACACGAGGCGTGTGTTCAGGCCATTTCGGTGTCTCGTTTACTTGGGTGGAACACCTGCACTCGCCCAACTATCTTTGCGCTATAAGACACAGGAAGAAAAATACGTTTTCGTTGAAAcgaatgcatttatttcaagTACCACAGCCAACTACACAGTATACATAGTTAGAAACGCGCGGAAGAAAACACTTTGGCAGCAAGAGGTTGAGAAGAAAGTCGTAGCGAAAGCGACGGCATTACCGATGGTAGCTGCTGAGAAGGAGTTTTTATCAATGTAATACCTGTGCTTATATATTCTGAATACTCATTCACACAGCTCCAGTTTTACGCGAAGCTGGTCATCCGCCACGTAACCTTCTCTGATAAGGCGGTTGAGGTTAAGCGAGTCGCCTCGAATGCAAACAGACGAATCCCTTGACTGCCTTGTTGGCTTTTGGAAGGATTTAGCAGAGCGCCATGTCTTCACCTCAAGCACACGATCCTCCTCATCTTTGGGATGCATGACGCTTAGATTGATGTCGTGCTCGAATGGCCAGGGAAGAAGGTCGTCCATGTCGCCCTTGTGCAGTCGGAGCCTGGCAAACAGCTTCAGCGATTCGTCCTGCCATTCGACCTGGACTCCCGGTGATATGCAGTAGCCGCGCAGATACACCTGCTCGCTCTCAAACGTTGCAACGCCTTCGTCCATTGCAGTTCGTTTAAGTTCTTTGACATTTTTTACAAAGAACAAGCAGACTCCCACGTTCAGCTTTGCATGCTGCAGAATGCTTTTGATGTGATCCAGTGCAGCCTTATTGGCTTGATTCACCTCGGCTTTCACTCCTTGGACGGCAGTTGCGACCTGTGAAATGTTATCTCCAGTTTGGATAGCCGCATTAGAGAATCCATCCCTCATGGTTTTCTCAAGGCAGCCGATTCTTCCAGGAAGATTAAGCGTGTCGATCCTTCTGGTAAACACTTCCAGTTTCTCGTTAGAGGCGATGGTGTGACACAAGATTTGTGTCAGGCAGTCTTGAAGTTGGCCTACTTGTCCAACGGACACCTCCGCTCTTTGAGTTTCCTTCAGTGTGTTTATGGCCTGAGAGATTTCGTTGAGTTTGTCACCATGCGCGCTAATATCGCCTTCTATTCGCCACAGAAATTCCCGAATTTCACCGGCATGCTTTTCGACCGCACCTTCGAATGGGGTAGCTAACGCAGCCTCGCTGCTGTTCTCGAACAGTTTTTCAGTTTTGGAAGCGATGGATGCTGCAGGATCGCAAAGGCCTGATTTCAGGTGTCCAATAACGCCGGAGCAAGGAACCGTGGCGGAGCACTTGGGACAGGAAACGCAGTGGTGCTCACACTTGCGCTGGAAATGCTGCACGATCTCCGACGCAGACGCCACGTACTGGCAGCCACTTTTTTCATTCCAGCACTTAACCTGGAAAGATAAATCAAGGAAGATGTATAAGAACCACTTTATCCGTGCTTAAAGGAATTGGCTTAAGTCACGGATCATTCGTTGACACTTCTCTCCGCGATAGATATTTAGTATAACAGCTGTATATATGTCTAGGGCACCAGCGGGTGTTTCTTATATTTGGAAATTGTTGAATTGGTCGTAACGCCAAAGAGGGCAGACTGCTACTTTTCCAGGTAGCCAGGCACATGTACATTGCATGCTTCACTTTTACCGGACGTGTTTCAAGGTTCTGTTCCTGTACACACCTGAGTGGAAAGGAATAGGAATCTACAGCGTCGGAGCTATTGGAAACCCTGGTTGTTTTCTCTATTCCCGGGAGAAAATTTTGTTGGAAGGCGCGAGTTCTTGTACATTCATGTTTTCAAAACGATGCGACGGATAGAAAATTTCCTGCAATGGCTAAGCTTTGCCGAAACACTTTCACGAACCTCCAAACTACCATGTACTCTTGTATGGATGAAGTTCGTCTGTAATAGTTCAAAAAGAATACATCATTCCTCAATACCGCTGTGTTTAAGGTTCGCTTAACTCCATTTCGCCTGTTATAATTCATGCACTCCAAGCGTGCGGTCCCAGTGTTCTGTGATTCCTGCAGGCTGCCCGAAATGGCGTGCGAACTTGAATATAGTTTATTACAACGCTCCCAAGTTTGAGCAATGCAGTTGAGCAGTAGCCAGGACAGCGTTGGTCCTGTTCTGGCCTACAGTCGTCCATTGTTTCATTTTTGGCTGCTTTTTGTCGAAAACGGATCGTAAACCGACTGTCCAAAATATCCTTCTGCTGAGCAGCAGCAGAGGCATGTCTGAAAAACCACGCATAAGGCGTTTTCCTGGGGTAACTCAGCCGCACATGTCTGTATCCCTCCCGAGAATGCCCTCGCTGGGACGCTGTCAACATACGACCGCCCTGAGTCTTAACTCTCCTGATAAAGACGCTCCTTCACATTTTGTACTCTATGGAAGAAGATGGTTACATTTTCTGTGCACCAGTACTCTTTTCGGGGTCaggggccgctgcggtggctgagtggttatggcgctcggctgctggcccgaaagacgcgggttcgatcccggccgcggcggtcgaatttcgatgaaggcgaaattctaaaggcccgtgtgctgtgcgatgtcggtgcacgttaaagaaccccaggtggtcgaaatttccggagcccttcactacggcgtctttcatagcatgagtcgctttgggacgttatacccccataaactaaaccatctTCTCGGGGTCAAGACAAGCGTCGGGAATCTGCTCTGTTAAGGCTCTCAGTGCCGCGAATTACGATCCAGGGCTTTATCTACCACCCAACATGGTGTCAAGCCAGCGTCCCTGAAGGCATGAGGCTGCCCGACACTTACAGTCGCGCCGTTTTCGTTACATCTTCAAGCATGAACCCACTTGATACTAAGCCcttataccaggtgttacagggaagactgAGTTACTTTAAAAactaggctttttggggtaaaaatatggctttttcagcatagtattaccagttttGGCGGACAGCAGAAAATCGATGAGTCGTTCCAAGTAGTAAGTAGGTCTTTAGTTATTTTCAAGATAAGGCTTCTCGCTAACGATTGTGTTTTATACAGAGACGCTACTAATCTTGGTGATGCATGTACTCTTCAAAATGACCTGAAAAATGTTGAAACTTGGTATAATGACTGGCTTATGGGACTAAATGTCAACAAATGCAAAGTGGTGAGGATCACACGCATGACTAAACAAAAAACATCGTGCTCATACTCCCTTAATGACACCTCATTCAGCCAAGTTAACAAGTATAAGAACCTTCGTGTTCCAATAACAGATGATCTGCCCTGGAAGGCGCACTTTAAGTATATCACTAATGAGGTTAACCGCATTCTTGGTCTCATCCATCGCAACTTTTCCTTGGCCCTTGTCCCTCTAAAACTGCTGCTGTATAAAACTCTAGTGCGCTCGAAGCTTGTGTACGCTGCCTCAGTGCGGGATACGTACACTAActctctcattttttttacttGAATCAATTCAAAACCGATCTGCGAGATTTATAATGTCGAACTACTCATGTCATGCCAGTGTTTCCCAAATAAAATAGAAAGCTGTGatcggtttggttttatggggtttaacgtcccagtgtgactcaggctatgagggacaccgtactTCAATGTTCCTGgccatttcgaccacctgggattccttaacgtgacctaacatcgcacagtagacgaacctctggcatttcacctccatctaattgcgaccactgcggccgggatcaaacccgcgtcttatATCCGAGCACCACCACCagtgagtcaccgcggcggcttgggaAGCAGGGAAGTGGCGTGTTTCAAGGCAGGCTGCGTTTACTTTATTTGTATTACTGCGCAACCCGTCGAACTCAGCGGCGGCCGTTTAAATGGGGACGGTCAGAGCGCACGTTTTATACGTTAAAAACATTGTTGGGAGCGCTACAATCGCGCGGGCGTAGTCACGTGGttattttttatatttcgcgGGCTTCCTTTAAACGTGAAGAAAGTACAGTGCAGGAggcgcgcaccccccccccccccccaacacacacgcgcacacacacgcgcacgcgcgcacacacacacacacacacacacacacacacacacacacacacacacacacacacacacacacacacacacacacacacacacacacacacacacacacacacacacacacacgcacacgcgcacgcgcacacacacgcgcacacgcacacgcacacgcacacacacacgcacacacacacacacacacacacgcacacgcacacgcacacacacacacacacacacacacacacacacacacacacacacacacacacacacacacacacacacacacacacacacacacacacacacacacacacacacacacacacacacacacacacacacacacacacacacacacacacacacacacacacacacacacacacacacacacacacacacacacacacacactttggcGAAACGCACCTGAGCTTAAAACGAATATTAAATATTCAAAACCTTGAAAAAATTCATCTTTATTAACCAACATAGTGGAATCTGAAAAATACTCTGAGGAGCCACATTACGGCAAGCAATATATCGTTGGTTTCAACCTGGTATAGGTCTCGCGATTTTCTTTAACTCTTGGTTCAACACAGCAGCCAATCGGGCGAGTTGGTGGCATGCACATATTGAAAGGCAAACAGCGCAAAGACGATGACCGGAGCACGAGAAACAAAGGACGAAAGCTGTTTTTTACTTTGAACTGAAAGTTTGTTCGAAAACAGCAACAAAATATATGGAAGAGGTGGCCAACCTATCGACAAGTAGACAAACAAGAACCTCTGTTGCTACATGGCATCAAGACACGCAACCTCACTATCATGTAATAAAATAGATGGCATACTAATGCACAACCTTGTTTTCTTCCTCATGTGGCaggcttccataatctcacgtgtcaAGCGGGACGGGTGCTTGTACAGGATATCACAATAGGCAAGGAAGGAAAACAAGATTTGCAGTCATGGATATGGTCAACGAGATTCCGCACCGAACCTGCCATTACGTGTCTCAACCTGATTGCCGTCTCAACGTGCCAGTCTCGAGTGGTCTCCTACTGCTTGAAACGGAAAATAGTTCCTTTGGAGGTTCAGTCATTATTCGGTGTTCTGCAGCCATCTTGGGGGCACGTCAGGCGCGTctgcaagatactcaagtctgagttggcgtcagtcctgtcttttgtgtgccttctgtgtccccgtttcttgcgccattaccagtttttctttcaacatgaaccaactcgcccaaactagagttttacttgacaTTAGTCAATTTGTTAGCGTCCaaattatttgcatgctctttcaaacgtgtaatAACGCATTGCCCAGTCTTCCGGATATACATTTGTCTGCACGACATTGGGATCTTATGAACTACCTCTTCTGCGCATATCACAAtctttgtttcgtgcttaacCGCACTGGATTCCAGGTTATTTTAGTTGCGCAGCCTTTTTTGTCAAAAtagcacaaacccttttaagtttcttggtGCAGTGAAAACAACCCCTACGTAATACCTTTTCGCaacatttttaagattatgtgacagACGGTGTACATAAGGGAGGGTGGCaaacttctttctttccttttctttttttggatTAGACACCAAAGCTGAATTCCTAAGCTTTTTGGCTATCTTATTACAGCACAATAACATAACATAATCTGGGTATACAGCTTCCTTGagtttttttaatttgttcatTGAAGCTGTTGGTTGCCATATGGATGCAACGTTTTGGTAACGCAGACAACAGAAAAGAGACCACAATTCCTGTTTTAACTGCTTtggaatgatgcgatttataatttaacaACGCGTTTTCCACCTTTGCTGGTATTCCCAACAGATATGCCCTTTCTCAACTTTCAAACTCAACGGTCCAAGCAACGTGAAACCCACAACCCGTAGAGGTGAAATGGCCTGAATTCCACAATAAAAGAGCGTATTCCAGCACAAGCGTCCCTAGCCTACCTGCTGCATCCACTTCCGCACTCGGGATTCATACACAAACGCCGTTGATGTGGGCAGATCAGGCTGCCAGAGACAACTATGATCTTCGCCGCGGAATTCTTGAACAACTGCCCGCA
The genomic region above belongs to Amblyomma americanum isolate KBUSLIRL-KWMA chromosome 9, ASM5285725v1, whole genome shotgun sequence and contains:
- the LOC144105243 gene encoding uncharacterized protein LOC144105243, with the translated sequence MSPPSQKYTLVGFSPDLDWRPLNFIKPLPPNRICSACGLVRNMIALLPCMHVLCDSCYKQCTKEGMHVCPFDGYEWDNEDVDWKDFRVDELLKREVKCWNEKSGCQYVASASEIVQHFQRKCEHHCVSCPKCSATVPCSGVIGHLKSGLCDPAASIASKTEKLFENSSEAALATPFEGAVEKHAGEIREFLWRIEGDISAHGDKLNEISQAINTLKETQRAEVSVGQVGQLQDCLTQILCHTIASNEKLEVFTRRIDTLNLPGRIGCLEKTMRDGFSNAAIQTGDNISQVATAVQGVKAEVNQANKAALDHIKSILQHAKLNVGVCLFFVKNVKELKRTAMDEGVATFESEQVYLRGYCISPGVQVEWQDESLKLFARLRLHKGDMDDLLPWPFEHDINLSVMHPKDEEDRVLEVKTWRSAKSFQKPTRQSRDSSVCIRGDSLNLNRLIREGYVADDQLRVKLELCE